Proteins encoded in a region of the Vitis riparia cultivar Riparia Gloire de Montpellier isolate 1030 chromosome 7, EGFV_Vit.rip_1.0, whole genome shotgun sequence genome:
- the LOC117918770 gene encoding cathepsin B-like protease 3, which produces MAMNQLCLATILLLLGAISTFHPEVVALKSVSQLKFNTKILQESMVELINANPKAGWKAAMNPRFSNYSVGQFMHLLGVKPTLQKDLEGIPVITHPKTLKLPKHFDARTAWPQCSTIGKILDQGHCGSCWAFGAVESLSDRFCIHFGMNISLSVNDLLACCGFLCGSGCDGGYPLYAWRYFIHHGVVTEECDPYFDATGCSHPGCEPGYPTPKCVRKCTDENQLWRKAKRYGQSAYRISSDPYHIMAEVYKNGPVEVAFTVYEDFAHYESGVYRYTTGDVMGGHAVKLIGWGTTDDGEDYWILANQWNRNWGHDGYFMIRRGVNECGIEEGVVAGLPSSKNLMIGDFESVDADRHVSI; this is translated from the exons GTTGTTGCTCTGAAATCAGTCTCTCAGCTCAAGTTTAACACTAAGATTCTTCAG GAGTCGATGGTTGAGCTGATAAATGCAAATCCCAAGGCTGGGTGGAAAGCTGCCATGAATCCTCGTTTCTCCAATTACTCT GTTGGCCAATTTATGCACCTTCTTGGAGTCAAACCAACACTTCAGAAGGATTTGGAGGGTATTCCTGTCATAACTCATCCAAAAACTTTAAAGCTTCCAAAACATTTTGATGCAAGAACAGCTTGGCCTCAATGTAGCACCATCGGGAAAATTCTTG atcagggTCATTGTGGCTCTTGTTGGGCTTTTGGTGCTGTTGAATCGCTGTCAGATCGTTTTTGTATCCATTTTGGCATG AATATTTCTCTCTCTGTAAATGATCTCTTAGCATGCTGTGGCTTTTTGTGTGGAAGTGGTTGTGATGGGGGTTATCCTCTTTATGCGTGGCGATATTTTATTCACCATGGTGTTGTCACTGAGGag TGTGACCCATACTTCGATGCTACTGGCTGTTCTCACCCTGGTTGTGAACCTGGATATCCCACCCCAAAGTGTGTGAGGAAGTGCACTGATGAAAACCAACTGTGGAGAAAGGCAAAGCGTTATGGTCAAAGTGCATATAGAATCAGTTCTGATCCCTACCATATTATGGCAGAAGTGTACAAGAATGGACCTGTTGAGGTTGCCTTCACTGTTTATGAG GATTTTGCTCATTACGAGTCAGGAGTTTACAGATACACCACAGGCGATGTCATGGGAGGTCATGCCGTTAAGCTGATAGGTTGGGGAACCACCGATGATGGGGAGGATTATTGG ATTCTTGCAAACCAGTGGAACAGAAACTGGGGCCAT GACGGTTACTTCATGATCCGAAGAGGAGTAAATGAGTGTGGCATCGAAGAGGGCGTGGTTGCTGGTTTGCCTTCTTCCAAAAACTTGATGATTGGAGACTTTGAAAGTGTGGATGCTGATCGCCATGTCTCAATTTGA